CCACTGGAACCACCCGTCCTTCTTCGCCTACTTCGCCATCACCGGCTCCGGCCCCGGCATTTTGGGAGAGATGCTGACGGCGGCGCTGAACACCAACGCCATGCTCTGGCGCACCGGCCCCGCCCAGACGGAGCTGGAGGAACGGACACTCGACTGGCTGCGGCAGCTGATGGGGCTGCCCGAGGGACTGCACGGCACCATTCACGACACGGCCTCGATCAGCACGCTCATCGCCCTGGCCGCCGCGCGCGAGGCCGCCGGGCTGGGCGTGCGCGAAGAGGGGCTGAGCGGGCGCGACCTTCCCCGGCTGCGCGTGTACGCCTCGCGCGAGGTGCACTCGTCCATCGACAAGGCGGGGGTCACGCTGGGGATCGGGATGCAGGGAACGCGGAAGATCGACACCGACGGGGAGTTCCGGATGGACCCCGCCGCGCTGGAAGCCGCCATCGAGCAGGACCGCGCGGCCGGAATCCGCCCCCTGGCCGTGGTCGCCACCACGGGAACCACCTCCACCAGCAGCATCGACCCCGTCCGCCGCATCGCCGAGGTGTGCCGGCGGCTGGACGTGTGGCTTCACGTGGACGCCGCGTACGGCGGATCGGCCGCGCTGGTCCCCGAGATGCGGCACGTGCTGGACGGCGCCGAGCTGGCCGACTCGCTGGTGGTGAACCCGCACAAGTGGATGTTCGTTCCGGTAGACTGCTCCGTGCTGTACACGCGCCGCCCCGACGTCGTCCGCCGCGCCTTTTCCGTCGTCCCCGAGTACCTGCTGACTCCCGAGGGCGAGTCCGTCACCAACCTGATGGACTACGGCCCCGCGCTGGGCAAGCGGTTCCGCGCGCTGAAGCTGTGGATGGTGCTGCGCTACTTCGGCGCCGAGGGGATGGCGGAGCGCATCCGCGAGCACTGCCGCCTGGCGCGGGGGCTGGCCGGGTGGATCGGCGCGGAGCCAGGGTGGGAGGTGATGGCCCCCGTGCCGCTGAGCCTGGTCGTCTTCCGCCACCGCCCGCACGGGATGAACGACGAGCAGGTGGATGCCCTGAACGAGCGCATCATGGCCGCCGTGAACGCCACGGGACGCGCCTACCTCAGCCACACGCGGGTGAACGGCCGGCTGGCACTGCGGTTCGCCATCGGCAACCTGGGGACGACGGAGGAGCACGTGCGCGAAGCGTGGAACCTGCTGCGCCAAGCCGCATCCACTGAAGCGGCACGTTCTTGACACGACAGGGCTCCGCACGCACAATGACGGGCGGCGGCGCCCTCCACGGTGGGGGCGCGCACCCCGCAGCGACCCCGCCCCCGTGGTACCCGTGCGCACGACCTCCTTGGATTTCGACGAGCTTTTTGCGCGCGAGCGCTGGACGGTGCTGCGCGAGCGCCACCGCCAGGCCATCGGCACGCGCTGGATCATGGTGGGCATCTCCTTTGGCCTGGCCGCGGTCGGACACTATACCGGCGCGCTGGAGATCACCCTGACGGAAGCCGCCATCCTGGCGGGCACCTCGGCCGTCCTGAACGGCGCCGCCGTGCTCGCCGCGTGGCGCAACCGGTTCGCTCCCTGGCAGTTCTGGGTCATGCTGTCGTCCGACACGCTCATGATCGCCCTGCTGGCGGCGTTCCTGGGAACGCACGGCTACCTGGTGCTCCCCTTCCTGGTGTTCGCCACCGGCGCCTACGCGCTGGGAATGCCGGTCGCCGCGCGCGTGCTGCTGCTGCAGTCGCTGGTGGCCTATCCCCTCGCGCGGTGGGTGGGGATGGCGGACCAGCCCGCCGCCGCCCGGGCGGTGATCGCCGTGGAAGCCTTTTTCCTGCTCTGCATCAGCTGGCTGGCCATGCAGGGACCGCTGGCCTACACGCGCCGGCTGCAGCGCGTGCGCAAGGCGCTGGCACGGGCGCAGGAGGGCGACTTCACCGGCCGCCTTCCCGACCGCTACCTGGACGACATCGGCTTCCTGTCGGTTTCCGTCAACGCCATGTCGCAGACGGTAGGCGACATGGTCCGCCAGATCCAGGAGCACTCCGCCTCGCTCGCCTCCCTTTCCGACACCCTCGCCTCCACCGCCGCCGGGGTGCAGGACGCCGCCCGGGTGATCGGCGAGGCGACGTCGGCCGCGGCGGAAGAGGCCGACCAGCAGCTGGCCCTGGTGGCGCGCGGCGAAGAGTCGGTATCCGCCATCGCCGGCGCCAGTGCCCAGCTCCGGGCCGAGGCGGCGCGCTCCGCCGACACCGCGCACGGCCTGCGCGGCGAGGCCCAGGAGCACGCGCGCCGGGTGGACCGGGCGGGCGGGCTGCTGGTGGAATTGAGCGACGACTACCGCCGGCTGGGCGGCGCGGTTGACGCGCTGGAGGCGGCGGGCGCGCGGGTCAGCGTCTTCGTCGAGGCCATCCAGGAAATCGCCGAGCAGACCAACCTGCTGGCGCTGAACGCGGCCATCGAGGCGGCGCGCGCGGGCGAGCAGGGGCGCGGCTTCGCCGTGGTGGCGGGCGAGGTCCGGCAGCTCGCGGCGCAGTCCGCGGCCTCCGCCGCCGAGGTGGCGGGGGTGGTGGGAGAAACGTCGGCGGCGCTGGCCGAGGTGCGCGGGCGGCTTCACGCGGGAAGCGCGCGCATCGGCGGGGTGGGCGCGGTGGCGGGGGCGGGTTCGGAGTCGCTGGGGTCCATCATCCAGGGGCTGGAGCGCACGGTGGAGTTCATCGACCGCATCACCGCCGACGTCGACCAGCAGGCCGGGGCCATGGAGGCGCTGCGCGGCGACGTGTCGCGCATCCGCGTGATCGCCGGCGCGGCGCAGGACCGCGCCAGGTTGGCCGCCGCCGCCGCGGGGCACCAGCACGGCGCCATGGAGCAGCTTGCCGCCACCAGCGCCCGCACGGCCGAGACGGCGGGAACGCTCAGCGGACTGGCCGCGCAGTTCCGCGCCGGTGATGCCGCACCGGCCGAGGAGCCGGCGGACGCGCCCGTGGCGGACGGAGCCGTGGCCCTCGTCCCGCCGCGGCTGGTTGCCGAGCCGAGGCCCGCGTGAGCCCCGACGCGCCCCGCCCGGAGGGCAATGGCGCCCGCCCCGTGGTGGCGGTGCGCGAGCGCATGGAAGCCATTGGCCAGGTGTCGGCCGAGCTGCTGCACGACCTGCAGGACGCGCTGTTCGCCCTGGAGCAGCGCACCCGCCTGGCCGCGGGCGAGGCGCGGATGGGGCGCGCGCCGGCGGGGGAGCTGGACCGCGCCGTCGAGGA
This DNA window, taken from Longimicrobium sp., encodes the following:
- a CDS encoding pyridoxal phosphate-dependent decarboxylase family protein, which codes for MTDQARPRGADMPTEEFRRHAHAAVDWMADYLANVGDLPVLSPVRPGEIAAKLPPSAPQHGEAVEDILRDFRDVIVPGVTHWNHPSFFAYFAITGSGPGILGEMLTAALNTNAMLWRTGPAQTELEERTLDWLRQLMGLPEGLHGTIHDTASISTLIALAAAREAAGLGVREEGLSGRDLPRLRVYASREVHSSIDKAGVTLGIGMQGTRKIDTDGEFRMDPAALEAAIEQDRAAGIRPLAVVATTGTTSTSSIDPVRRIAEVCRRLDVWLHVDAAYGGSAALVPEMRHVLDGAELADSLVVNPHKWMFVPVDCSVLYTRRPDVVRRAFSVVPEYLLTPEGESVTNLMDYGPALGKRFRALKLWMVLRYFGAEGMAERIREHCRLARGLAGWIGAEPGWEVMAPVPLSLVVFRHRPHGMNDEQVDALNERIMAAVNATGRAYLSHTRVNGRLALRFAIGNLGTTEEHVREAWNLLRQAASTEAARS
- a CDS encoding methyl-accepting chemotaxis protein; the protein is MRTTSLDFDELFARERWTVLRERHRQAIGTRWIMVGISFGLAAVGHYTGALEITLTEAAILAGTSAVLNGAAVLAAWRNRFAPWQFWVMLSSDTLMIALLAAFLGTHGYLVLPFLVFATGAYALGMPVAARVLLLQSLVAYPLARWVGMADQPAAARAVIAVEAFFLLCISWLAMQGPLAYTRRLQRVRKALARAQEGDFTGRLPDRYLDDIGFLSVSVNAMSQTVGDMVRQIQEHSASLASLSDTLASTAAGVQDAARVIGEATSAAAEEADQQLALVARGEESVSAIAGASAQLRAEAARSADTAHGLRGEAQEHARRVDRAGGLLVELSDDYRRLGGAVDALEAAGARVSVFVEAIQEIAEQTNLLALNAAIEAARAGEQGRGFAVVAGEVRQLAAQSAASAAEVAGVVGETSAALAEVRGRLHAGSARIGGVGAVAGAGSESLGSIIQGLERTVEFIDRITADVDQQAGAMEALRGDVSRIRVIAGAAQDRARLAAAAAGHQHGAMEQLAATSARTAETAGTLSGLAAQFRAGDAAPAEEPADAPVADGAVALVPPRLVAEPRPA